Within the Drosophila melanogaster chromosome 3R genome, the region ATTGCTGAGTCACTTGCCAGTGGTTTTTCtcatatattttctatttgccacTTATAAAAGAACATATGTAAGTTCTCTGAGATAAAGTCTTTACTCTTATCAATAGTTACAAAAGTGCTAATGGAGCTGCAATATAAAAGCGGGAATTGCATAGAACAGTTCTCATTGTAGGAATATAAGAAAATGGAGTTGCAACTAGGACGGATGTATTACGAAGGTGAGACCCCCGTCAAaggaaaaattatttaaaaggaGCTCACGAATATTTCCCAATTTAGTGTTTTGTATTTCGGCATGGATATGTCTGATGCGTCCATCTTTTGGATCCATTATTAAGGACTCTGTGAAATGTACGGAGGGTTCAGTAGCTGCTGACATTGATGACTGCGCCAGCTACTTTCAGTGTATCGACGATGAAACTGTGCACCTAAATTGTGCCAATGGAAGTTATTTTGAAGCTAGTAATGAAATCTGTGTGGTGGACGAGTTTGGTGTATGCCCTACTTCGCGGAGATTATGTTTCGATGGAGATATTTTTGAGGATATAAATGATTGCATGTCCTACGTTAAGTGTATTCGTGGAGATCTGGTAAGACAAAGGTGCCCGGCAGGGAGCAACTTTAATGTAATATCGAAAAACTGTCAAATGTCTCGAACTGGATCCTGTGCATCTCCAAAAGAAATATGTTTGGAGGGGGAACTACAAGTGGACTCCGAGGATTGTGCCGGCTATTTGGAGTGCTTGAATGGTGGCCTTGTGAAGGAGAAGTGTCCCATTGGTAGCTACTTTGAGCCCATATTCAAACTCTGCCAGTTGGATGAGAATGGAGTGTGTTCGTCTTCTTCAAGTGAGTGTACAGATGGAGAAGTTCGTGTGGATCCAAATAACTGCGCTGGCTATTTCAATTGCGAAAATGGAAGACTAATAACTAAAACTTGCCCCAGTGGCACATACTTTGAGCCCACATACAAAACCTGCACTGTTGACTTAaaaggtgtgtgtgtggagccACCAGCTAAGTGCACCGAAGGACAACTAAAAATAGATCCCAATAACTGTGCAGGATATCTGAAATGCATCGATGGGGAGTTTGTCGAGGAGAAGTGTCCAGGTGGTACATACTACGACTTCAAGCTGGAAACTTGTTTGGTGGACACTGAGGGTGTTTGTGTTACAATCAGAAAACTTTGTATCGAAGGACTGCGCGAAAAGGATCCCAAGGACTGCGCTGCCTACACACAATGCATTCGAGGTAGGGTCGAAAGTGTTATGTGTGATTCCGGTAGATATTTTAATGTGACGCAGGGAGAATGCCTCGCCGATTTGTATGAAGTGTGTCTAAAGTCACGGAAAGAACATTTCAGGATTGTTGAACATCATCAATATGATGAAAGTACTACGCCCAATTCGTATCAGCAAACTGAGAGTACTGATGCTGATTTCCAATCTACTGATTCTGCTCTGCAAGAGGTAACTTCCCAAAACTCCTGTATCTTTGACTTGAACGGAGCTTGTGTAGGTCAATCCACAATATGCACAGAAGGGAAGAAGCAACGAGATATCAACAATTGTGCAGGATACCTCAAATGCATCGATGGAGAGTTTGTGGAGGAGGAGTGCCCCGAGAGTACCTACTACGACTCCAATTTGGAAACCTGTTTAGTGGACAATTATGGTGCTTGTGTCACAAGTACTAGTATCTGCGTCGAAGGAATTGTAGAAGAAGATCCGAAAGATTGCGCCGGTTACAACCAATGTGTTCGAGGTAAGGTCGAACCACTCAAGTGCGCATTTGGAAGGTATTTCAATGGGACCCAAGGAGAGTGCCTCATTGATCTGGATGAAGTGTGCGCTAAGTCAAGTCAAGTTGACTATGACAGGGATTTAGAACAGTTTCAGTATTCTCAAAGTACAAGTGAATATTTGCTGGAATATACAAACACGGATACTACAATTGCGGATTTTAGTACCGAAAGTTCTAATGCTGATTTCAATCGATACACAGATTCGAATTCATATACTGATACGGAAAGCACTACGAATGATGTTCCTACAAGCACGGAGGTTTCTACTTTCGATTTGAAAACAACTGATTTAAGTCTGCAGTTCACCACTTTAGATGGAGTCGACAATCTGGACATCAATACCGGTACCTGTGTGTATAACAATACACTGTTTATCGAAGGAATTCGAGAGGTTAATCCCCAGGATTGCGCTGGATACATAGAATGCTTTGGAGGTGTGGCTAAGGAACTTAAGTGTGATTCTGGCAGATATTTCAATGAAACCCAAAGAAATTGCTCCGTTGATGTGGATGAGATCTGTTTAAAGTCCGATAAGACAATTGTTCTCGATTTACAAACTACTACTGAGTCCACTCCAAATTTCACCACCTCTGTCGACCCATTTGCCAAATGCAGGGATGGTCAGCTCAGGTTAGATCCCAAAAACTGTGCCGGATTCCTGAAATGTGTCGATGGAGAGCTGAAGGAGGAAATGTGTCCCAGTGGCTTCTTCTATAATTCTACATCGAGCAAATGTATGGTTGATATTCGAGCCACTTGCGTCactaatataaaatattgcatAGAAGGAGTTCGCGAAGAAGATCCCAACAATTGCGCTGGTTACAGACAATGCATTCGAGGTCTGGTTCAAAATCTGAATTGTCCCCTTGGACAATACTTTAATGTGGCAGAAAGAGATTGTCTTATGGATGTGCATAAAGTGTGTGCAAGAACAGAGGAGGTTTATAAATCAGATGAAGTGCAACACAATGACACTGGCCCACCGATGACTAAGCCCGATGAGTCCTGCATCAGGGACATAAATGGGGTTTGTGTTGATCCACTTGCAAAATGCAGAGAAGGGCAGCATAAATTAGATCCTAATAATTGCGCAGGATACCTCAAATGTCAAAATGGCGAGCTAATTGAGGAACTTTGCCCCAATGGCTTCTACTACGATTTTCTAATGAAAATTTGCTTGGTCGATAGGAGAGGAATTTGCGTTACTAACATACAAATTTGCGATGAAGGAGCACTTGAAGAGGATCCCCATGACTGTGCTGGTTACAGGCAATGTATTGATGGGCAGGTCGAAAATCTGAAATGTCCGTTTGGAACATATTTTAATGTGCCCCTCAGAGATTGTCTTATTGATGTGGATGAAATCTGTGTGAGGCCAGAATACAAATATTTCGAATATTAACGTGGAATTGATTATGTTCTGGAAGTATTTCTATACGATAAGACaagaatatttaaatctaaaaaacgaagcaaaagaaaagtaaaagtaattGCTCTAATCAGGGTAGCCAATTTACCAACCTGATTATTTCATACAATTTCgcatgaataataaatatgcaGGCATGATAAGTTCGAAGTATATAAATCTAGTTAATTGGGAAGTAGCCATTTGGTAACCGGGACTTTTCGGAAAGTTTTTTATTGCCGCCATCGAAAGCAGCAGTGACTGGCGTTAATGTGATAAAAGAACTTGTATATACTAATCAGCACGTTCTGTC harbors:
- the CG31077 gene encoding uncharacterized protein translates to MELQLGRMYYEVFCISAWICLMRPSFGSIIKDSVKCTEGSVAADIDDCASYFQCIDDETVHLNCANGSYFEASNEICVVDEFGVCPTSRRLCFDGDIFEDINDCMSYVKCIRGDLVRQRCPAGSNFNVISKNCQMSRTGSCASPKEICLEGELQVDSEDCAGYLECLNGGLVKEKCPIGSYFEPIFKLCQLDENGVCSSSSSECTDGEVRVDPNNCAGYFNCENGRLITKTCPSGTYFEPTYKTCTVDLKGVCVEPPAKCTEGQLKIDPNNCAGYLKCIDGEFVEEKCPGGTYYDFKLETCLVDTEGVCVTIRKLCIEGLREKDPKDCAAYTQCIRGRVESVMCDSGRYFNVTQGECLADLYEVCLKSRKEHFRIVEHHQYDESTTPNSYQQTESTDADFQSTDSALQEVTSQNSCIFDLNGACVGQSTICTEGKKQRDINNCAGYLKCIDGEFVEEECPESTYYDSNLETCLVDNYGACVTSTSICVEGIVEEDPKDCAGYNQCVRGKVEPLKCAFGRYFNGTQGECLIDLDEVCAKSSQVDYDRDLEQFQYSQSTSEYLLEYTNTDTTIADFSTESSNADFNRYTDSNSYTDTESTTNDVPTSTEVSTFDLKTTDLSLQFTTLDGVDNLDINTGTCVYNNTLFIEGIREVNPQDCAGYIECFGGVAKELKCDSGRYFNETQRNCSVDVDEICLKSDKTIVLDLQTTTESTPNFTTSVDPFAKCRDGQLRLDPKNCAGFLKCVDGELKEEMCPSGFFYNSTSSKCMVDIRATCVTNIKYCIEGVREEDPNNCAGYRQCIRGLVQNLNCPLGQYFNVAERDCLMDVHKVCARTEEVYKSDEVQHNDTGPPMTKPDESCIRDINGVCVDPLAKCREGQHKLDPNNCAGYLKCQNGELIEELCPNGFYYDFLMKICLVDRRGICVTNIQICDEGALEEDPHDCAGYRQCIDGQVENLKCPFGTYFNVPLRDCLIDVDEICVRPEYKYFEY